Proteins co-encoded in one Setaria viridis chromosome 9, Setaria_viridis_v4.0, whole genome shotgun sequence genomic window:
- the LOC117836276 gene encoding metacaspase-1: MGSSRTTTSWCSHCGMGLATPPGSGSSVLCAFCHRLMRIERHRGVGDGAVTMALAVTSPPLAPLLSVKRGFPAGYPKICGKKRALLVGVSYTGTPHELKGTVNDVTEMRRLLVDKFGFPSGCILELTEKEGYPSRVPTRENLLLAMRWLTEGCAPGDSLVFQFAGHGVQHVDLNDGEVDGYNEALCPVDFEQSGNILDDEINETIVRPLGRGVKLHAVMDTCHSGTVLDLPFLCRLSRTGYWQWENHYPGGNGKRPDGGLVISISGCRDDQKSADTSGFPESASIGVGAMMDSFIQAVEAEPGTTYGRLLSAMRARIRDGHGSRRLPGMLGSYVRRMTASSGVQEPQLCSSEMFDIYRKPFLL; encoded by the exons ATGGGGAGCTCGAGGACGACGACGTCCTGGTGCAGCCACTGCGGCATGGGcctcgccacgccgcccggGTCCGGCTCCAGCGTTCTGTGCGCGTTCTGCCACCGGCTGATGCGCATCGAGCGACACCGCGGCGTGGGCGACGGCGCCGTGACGATGGCGCTCGCGGTAACCTCGCCTCCGTTGGCGCCGCTGCTCTCCGTGAAGCGTGGGTTTCCGGCGGGCTACCCCAAGATATGCGGCAAGAAGCGCGCGCTCCTCGTCGGCGTCAGCTACACGGGCACCCCGCACGAGCTCAAGGGCACGGTCAACGATGTCACGGAGATGCGGCGCCTCCTCGTCGACAAGTTCGGGTTCCCGAGCGGCTGCATCCTCGAGCTCACCG AGAAGGAGGGCTACCCGAGTAGGGTGCCGACGCGGGAGAACCTGCTCCTGGCGATGCGGTGGCTGACGGAGGGGTGCGCCCCCGGCGACTCGCTGGTGTTCCAGTTCGCCGGCCACGGCGTGCAGCACGTGGACCTGAACGACGGCGAGGTGGACGGGTACAACGAGGCGCTGTGCCCGGTCGACTTCGAGCAGAGCGGCAACATCCTGGACGACGAGATTAACGAGACCATCGTCCGGCCGCTGGGCAGGGGCGTGAAGCTGCACGCCGTCATGGACACCTGCCACAGCGGCACCGTCCTGGACCTCCCCTTCCTATGCCGCCTGTCCAG GACGGGGTACTGGCAGTGGGAGAATCACTACCCTGGTGGGAACGGGAAGCGCCCCGACGGAGGCCTGGTCATCTCCATCAGCGGCTGCCGGGATGACCAGAAGTCCGCAGACACCAGC GGATTTCCTGAATCGGCATCGATCGGCGTCGGCGCCATGATGGACAGCTTCATCCAGGCCGTGGAGGCCGAGCCTGGGACGACGTACGGGCGCCTGCTGAGCGCTATGAGGGCGAGGATCCGCGACGGCCATggcagccgccgcctcccgggAATGCTCGGCTCGTACGTGCGCAGGATGACCGCGTCCAGCGGCGTTCAG GAGCCCCAGCTGTGTTCTTCGGAGATGTTTGACATCTACCGGAAGCCATTCCTCCTCTGA
- the LOC117836275 gene encoding metacaspase-1: MMPRKTHITSDIFHLMFKFNTRPVGMASARAAAAKSWCGHCGMSLAAPSRPGSSVRCTFCHRVTRVVERHRGVGEGEGALALAAAASPPRADPAGLEVPAGYPGVSGKKKRALLVGVSYRGTAHELKGTVNDVKEMRRLLCGKFGFPGDCILELTENERDPSRVPTRENLLRAMRWLVDGCSSGDSLVFHFSGHGVQKLDMNDDEVDGYNEALCPVDFERSGKILDDEINATIVRPLGRGVKLHAIVDTCHSGTILDLPYLCRLSRTGYWQWENHNRPSGTPKIPSGGLAISISGCSDDQKSADASGFSESSSSIGAMTDSFVKAVEAEPGTTYGRLLSAMRARIRDGQGSRRLPGRLGSFVRWMIPSSSLQEPQLCSSDMFDIYRKPFLL, encoded by the exons ATGATGCCGCGCAAAACGCACATCACTTCTGACATCTTCCACCTCATGTTCAAGTTCAACACGAGGCCGGTCGGCATGGCgagcgcgagggcggcggcggcgaagtcgTGGTGCGGCCACTGCGGCATGAGCCTCGCCGCGCCGTCCAGGCCCGGGTCCAGCGTCCGGTGCACATTCTGCCACCGGGTGACGCGCGTGGTCGAGCGCCACCGCGGcgtgggcgagggcgagggcgccCTGGCGCTCGCGGccgcagcctcgccgccgcgggccgACCCCGCGGGGCTCGAGGTCCCGGCGGGCTACCCCGGCGTGAGCGGCAAGAAGAAGCGCGCGCTCCTCGTCGGCGTCAGCTACAGGGGCACCGCGCACGAGCTCAAGGGCACGGTCAACGACGTGAAGGAGATGAGGCGCCTCCTCTGCGGCAAGTTTGGGTTCCCCGGCGACTGCATCCTGGAGCTCACTG AGAACGAGAGGGACCCGAGCAGGGTGCCGACGAGGGAGAACCTGCTGCGGGCGATGCGGTGGCTCGTGGACGGCTGCAGCAGCGGCGACTCGCTGGTGTTCCACTTCTCCGGGCACGGCGTACAGAAGCTGGACATGAACGACGACGAGGTGGACGGGTACAACGAGGCGCTGTGCCCGGTGGACTTCGAGCGGAGCGGCAAGATCCTCGACGACGAGATCAACGCCACTATCGTCCGGCCGCTGGGCAGGGGCGTGAAGCTCCACGCCATCGTGGACACCTGCCACAGCGGCACCATCCTCGACCTCCCCTACCTCTGCCGCCTCTCCAG GACGGGGTACTGGCAGTGGGAGAATCACAACCGGCCTAGTGGGACGCCGAAGATCCCCAGCGGCGGCCTGGCCATCTCCATCAGCGGCTGCAGCGACGACCAGAAGTCCGCAGACGCCAGC GGATTTTCTGAGTCGTCGTCTTCGATCGGCGCCATGACGGACAGCTTCGTCAAGGCCGTGGAGGCGGAGCCGGGGACGACGTACGGGCGGCTGCTGAGCGCGATGAGGGCGAGGATCCGCGACGGCCAGGggagccgccgcctccccggaaGGCTCGGCTCCTTCGTCCGCTGGATGATCCCGTCCAGCAGTTTGCAG GAGCCTCAGCTGTGCTCTTCAGATATGTTTGACATCTACAGGAAGCCGTTCCTCCTCTGA
- the LOC117841001 gene encoding metacaspase-1 isoform X2 has product MSHFGGHFGGRPHGAATTTVRCKYCRASLTVIPGERAIQCAHCNCVTRIRRADRIPLPVMGPMTAPFQRARGKKRAVLVGITYAGMRRGCGELRGPINDVKCMRNLLCQRFGFPSECVIMLTDDQRDPFRLPTKDNIRMAMHWLVQGCSYGDSLVFHFSGLGAQVADDDGDEVDGYDEALCPMDAFQKGPILDDEINEVMVRPLVHGARLHAVVDACYSATVLDLPFLCRVARNGYWQWEDHRPPSGAWKGTSGGQAVLFSGYSDGKSNFAVMPDAYAAVGAMTHSFIRAVECEPRGVTYGRLLSSMRTIMKNGGGGGFGDLQGPIGAPIHQQHQVANFSGVQEPNLSSSEMFDIHRKPFVM; this is encoded by the exons ATGAGTCACTTCGGTGGTCACTTCGGCGGGAGGCCCCAtggggcggcgacgacgacggtgcgGTGCAAGTACTGCCGGGCGTCGCTCACGGTGATCCCCGGCGAGCGCGCCATCCAGTGCGCGCACTGCAACTGCGTGACGCGCATCCGGCGCGCCGACCGGATCCCGCTGCCTGTCATGGGGCCCATGACGGCGCCGTTCCAGCGCGCCCGCGGCAAGAAGCGCGCCGTCCTGGTCGGCATCACCTACGCCGGCATGCGCCGCGGCTGCGGCGAGCTGAGGGGCCCCATCAACGACGTCAAGTGCATGCGGAACCTCCTCTGCCAGCGTTTCGGCTTCCCCAGCGAGTGCGTCATCATGCTCACCG ATGACCAGAGGGACCCGTTCCGGCTGCCGACCAAGGACAACATCCGGATGGCGATGCACTGGCTGGTGCAGGGGTGCAGCTACGGCGACTCCCTGGTGTTCCACTTCTCCGGCCTCGGCGCGCAggtggccgacgacgacggcgacgaggtggaCGGCTACGACGAGGCGCTCTGCCCGATGGACGCGTTCCAGAAGGGCCCGATCCTGGACGACGAGATCAACGAGGTCATGGTGCGCCCGCTCGTGCACGGCGCCAGGCTTCACGCCGTCGTCGACGCCTGCTACAGCGCCACCGTCCTCGACCTCCCCTTCCTCTGCCGCGTCGCCAGGAACGGCTACTGGCAGTGGGAGGACCACCGCCCCCCGTCGGGCGCCTGGAAGGGCACCAGCGGCGGCCAGGCCGTGCTCTTCAGCGGCTACAGCGACGGCAAGAGCAACTTCGCCGTG ATGCCGGACGCCTACGCAGCGGTGGGGGCCATGACGCACAGCTTCATCCGGGCGGTGGAGTGCGAGCCGCGCGGGGTCACCTACGGCCGCCTGCTCAGCTCCATGAGGACCATCATgaagaacggcggcggcgggggcttcGGCGACCTGCAGGGGCCCATCGGCGCGCCCATCCACCAGCAGCACCAGGTCGCCAACTTCAGCGGCGTCCAG GAGCCGAACCTGTCGTCTTCGGAGATGTTCGACATCCACCGCAAGCCCTTCGTCATGTAA
- the LOC117841001 gene encoding metacaspase-1 isoform X1: MSHFGGHFGGRPHGAATTTVRCKYCRASLTVIPGERAIQCAHCNCVTRIRRADRIPLPVMGPMTAPFQRARGKKRAVLVGITYAGMRRGCGELRGPINDVKCMRNLLCQRFGFPSECVIMLTDDQRDPFRLPTKDNIRMAMHWLVQGCSYGDSLVFHFSGLGAQVADDDGDEVDGYDEALCPMDAFQKGPILDDEINEVMVRPLVHGARLHAVVDACYSATVLDLPFLCRVARNGYWQWEDHRPPSGAWKGTSGGQAVLFSGYSDGKSNFAVMPDAYAAVGAMTHSFIRAVECEPRGVTYGRLLSSMRTIMKNGGGGGFGDLQGPIGAPIHQQHQVANFSGVQNYYSLLSPPVMLQEPNLSSSEMFDIHRKPFVM; this comes from the exons ATGAGTCACTTCGGTGGTCACTTCGGCGGGAGGCCCCAtggggcggcgacgacgacggtgcgGTGCAAGTACTGCCGGGCGTCGCTCACGGTGATCCCCGGCGAGCGCGCCATCCAGTGCGCGCACTGCAACTGCGTGACGCGCATCCGGCGCGCCGACCGGATCCCGCTGCCTGTCATGGGGCCCATGACGGCGCCGTTCCAGCGCGCCCGCGGCAAGAAGCGCGCCGTCCTGGTCGGCATCACCTACGCCGGCATGCGCCGCGGCTGCGGCGAGCTGAGGGGCCCCATCAACGACGTCAAGTGCATGCGGAACCTCCTCTGCCAGCGTTTCGGCTTCCCCAGCGAGTGCGTCATCATGCTCACCG ATGACCAGAGGGACCCGTTCCGGCTGCCGACCAAGGACAACATCCGGATGGCGATGCACTGGCTGGTGCAGGGGTGCAGCTACGGCGACTCCCTGGTGTTCCACTTCTCCGGCCTCGGCGCGCAggtggccgacgacgacggcgacgaggtggaCGGCTACGACGAGGCGCTCTGCCCGATGGACGCGTTCCAGAAGGGCCCGATCCTGGACGACGAGATCAACGAGGTCATGGTGCGCCCGCTCGTGCACGGCGCCAGGCTTCACGCCGTCGTCGACGCCTGCTACAGCGCCACCGTCCTCGACCTCCCCTTCCTCTGCCGCGTCGCCAGGAACGGCTACTGGCAGTGGGAGGACCACCGCCCCCCGTCGGGCGCCTGGAAGGGCACCAGCGGCGGCCAGGCCGTGCTCTTCAGCGGCTACAGCGACGGCAAGAGCAACTTCGCCGTG ATGCCGGACGCCTACGCAGCGGTGGGGGCCATGACGCACAGCTTCATCCGGGCGGTGGAGTGCGAGCCGCGCGGGGTCACCTACGGCCGCCTGCTCAGCTCCATGAGGACCATCATgaagaacggcggcggcgggggcttcGGCGACCTGCAGGGGCCCATCGGCGCGCCCATCCACCAGCAGCACCAGGTCGCCAACTTCAGCGGCGTCCAG AATTATTATTCCCTTCTGTCGCCGCCGGTGATGTTGCAGGAGCCGAACCTGTCGTCTTCGGAGATGTTCGACATCCACCGCAAGCCCTTCGTCATGTAA